In Syntrophorhabdaceae bacterium, one DNA window encodes the following:
- a CDS encoding NAD-binding protein — protein MFPKRLKQMLIIILLIIIAGTIGFKLTGSEKTTILDALFMTAITISTVGYGDYAGIDTSPAGKIFTIIFIFLGAGVIAYLFTTLAAYIVEGELKEVFRRRRMEKRIERLRDHYIVCGIGMVGLYIVNELYQTRRPLVAIDLHENKLDILQMHNINVDLIVGDSTENEILEKANIAKAKGLFATTNSDNDNIVIVLTAKQMNPSLRVVSRCNDTKNLEKLKMAGAEAVVALNYIGGLRMASEMVRPNVTNFLDKMLRDKESHLRVDEVQIPKESPFVGKKVSDIDFRSMGNALLVALRNSDGKWIYNPPPDTILEKDMNMILLATVEEREILERLVSPFEKEV, from the coding sequence ATGTTTCCCAAAAGACTGAAACAGATGCTCATAATAATCCTGCTCATTATAATAGCAGGCACTATAGGCTTCAAATTAACAGGCAGTGAAAAGACAACCATACTTGATGCTCTTTTTATGACAGCCATAACCATATCTACTGTTGGCTATGGAGATTATGCAGGTATAGATACAAGTCCTGCAGGTAAAATATTTACCATTATCTTTATATTTCTCGGCGCAGGTGTAATAGCCTATCTTTTCACCACCCTTGCTGCCTATATAGTTGAGGGTGAATTAAAAGAGGTTTTCAGGAGGAGGAGGATGGAAAAGAGGATAGAGAGGTTGAGAGACCATTATATTGTGTGTGGTATAGGTATGGTAGGTCTCTATATTGTTAATGAGCTTTATCAGACAAGGAGGCCTCTGGTAGCTATTGACCTCCATGAAAATAAGCTTGATATACTCCAGATGCACAATATCAATGTAGATTTGATAGTAGGAGACTCCACTGAAAACGAGATCCTGGAAAAGGCCAATATAGCCAAAGCAAAGGGACTTTTTGCCACTACCAATTCAGACAATGATAATATAGTTATTGTCCTTACTGCTAAACAAATGAACCCATCGTTAAGGGTGGTATCCCGTTGTAATGATACAAAAAATCTTGAAAAGCTAAAGATGGCAGGCGCAGAAGCAGTAGTTGCCCTAAACTATATTGGCGGATTAAGAATGGCATCAGAGATGGTGCGACCTAATGTAACAAATTTTCTGGATAAGATGTTGAGAGATAAAGAGTCACATTTAAGGGTGGATGAGGTGCAGATCCCAAAGGAGTCCCCTTTTGTGGGAAAAAAGGTAAGTGATATCGATTTCAGGAGTATGGGGAATGCACTTCTTGTGGCATTGAGAAACTCGGATGGCAAATGGATTTATAACCCTCCACCAGATACTATTTTAGAGAAGGACATGAATATGATTCTCCTGGCCACCGTAGAGGAGAGGGAGATTTTAGAAAGGCTTGTATCGCCTTTTGAAAAAGAAGTCTGA
- a CDS encoding aldehyde ferredoxin oxidoreductase C-terminal domain-containing protein: protein MKKILRINLNTKTFNYEAITSPYSNLGGRGLTSNIICNEVPPKADPLGKENKLVIAPGILAGTIAPNNGRISIGAKSPLTGTIKETNAGGTVAQKLARLGIAAIVLEGISENLILVKIDRYDVRFIEADNLKGIGNYELIDRLKGGYGDNIGIVSIGPAGEMKLKAANISVTTPDFKIRAAARGGLGAVMGSKNLKALVIDDTEASGVEVSNPELLKDAVSGLTKGILSHPLIEGLKVLGTPILVMMINAASTLPTKNYSMGQFADAERISGEHMVEVMSKRPGSNQTHRCMNGCIIGCSNVYTDEGGKEIVSGLEYETIGMVGSNCMINNLDDIALINRLCNDIGLDTMDVGAAIACAMEAGIISWGDGKSAYAIIGDIRSDKGMMIGNGCLYTGKHLGVSRIPQVKGQSLAAYDPRVLKGTGVTYATSTMGADHTCGNALPSPANPEYNPTAPTGQGPMSSFLQRYFAAIDSLGFCLFASLPLLDIPDLQKSLINCACAITGIEYNENYLLELGAEVLRIEKKFNDMAGFTSKDDRLPEFFSKEQLPGPNTVFDVPEEEIVEVLKF, encoded by the coding sequence ATGAAAAAAATCCTACGTATAAACCTAAATACTAAGACCTTTAATTATGAAGCCATCACATCGCCATATTCCAACCTCGGCGGCAGGGGTCTCACATCCAATATTATATGTAATGAAGTGCCACCTAAGGCAGACCCGTTAGGGAAGGAAAACAAGCTTGTCATTGCCCCAGGTATATTGGCAGGAACCATAGCCCCAAACAACGGCAGAATCTCCATCGGTGCCAAGAGCCCCCTTACAGGCACCATAAAAGAGACCAATGCAGGTGGGACAGTGGCTCAAAAACTGGCAAGGCTGGGGATTGCAGCAATAGTCTTAGAAGGTATATCAGAGAATTTAATACTGGTAAAGATAGATAGATACGATGTCCGTTTTATAGAGGCAGACAATCTCAAAGGCATTGGTAATTATGAACTTATAGACAGGCTGAAAGGAGGATATGGTGACAATATAGGTATTGTCAGTATAGGCCCTGCAGGCGAGATGAAACTAAAGGCAGCAAATATCTCTGTAACAACCCCTGATTTCAAGATAAGGGCTGCAGCCCGTGGTGGCCTTGGTGCAGTCATGGGTTCTAAGAATCTTAAGGCATTGGTCATAGATGATACAGAGGCTTCTGGTGTAGAGGTATCAAATCCAGAGTTATTAAAAGATGCAGTGTCAGGACTTACAAAAGGCATATTGTCCCATCCCTTAATAGAAGGCCTTAAGGTCCTTGGCACACCCATACTTGTCATGATGATAAACGCTGCATCTACCCTGCCTACTAAAAATTATTCTATGGGGCAGTTTGCAGATGCAGAAAGGATCTCAGGAGAGCATATGGTAGAGGTTATGTCTAAGAGACCTGGTAGCAACCAGACCCACAGGTGTATGAATGGCTGCATAATAGGTTGTTCCAACGTATACACCGATGAAGGAGGTAAAGAGATTGTATCAGGTCTTGAATATGAGACCATAGGGATGGTAGGTTCAAACTGTATGATAAATAATCTTGATGATATTGCTTTAATTAATCGTTTATGTAACGACATTGGTCTTGATACAATGGATGTAGGTGCAGCCATTGCATGTGCCATGGAGGCAGGTATAATATCCTGGGGAGATGGAAAATCAGCATATGCAATTATAGGAGATATAAGATCTGATAAAGGCATGATGATAGGTAACGGATGCCTCTATACAGGCAAACACCTTGGTGTATCCAGGATACCTCAGGTAAAGGGACAGTCCCTTGCTGCATATGACCCAAGGGTATTAAAAGGCACAGGGGTCACATATGCAACATCCACTATGGGTGCAGACCATACATGCGGGAATGCCCTTCCGAGCCCTGCTAATCCTGAATATAATCCCACAGCACCTACAGGTCAGGGGCCTATGTCATCCTTTCTCCAGAGGTATTTTGCTGCCATAGACAGTCTTGGTTTTTGCCTTTTTGCATCATTACCCCTTCTCGATATACCAGACCTCCAGAAGAGCCTTATCAATTGTGCATGTGCCATCACAGGAATTGAATATAATGAAAATTATCTCCTTGAATTAGGTGCCGAGGTATTAAGAATAGAGAAGAAATTTAATGATATGGCAGGGTTTACATCCAAAGACGATCGTCTACCTGAATTTTTTTCAAAGGAGCAATTGCCTGGGCCAAACACTGTCTTTGATGTCCCCGAGGAGGAGATAGTTGAGGTTTTGAAGTTTTAG
- the hisH gene encoding imidazole glycerol phosphate synthase subunit HisH, which translates to MQNKTVTILDYGAGNVRSVVNAIRHLGYDVQIVKSPSQINDAERLIFPGVGSFGEMVNTLKKKGFIEPLRHYLRSDRPYLGICLGLQALFEESEESPDVSGIGFLKGRTRRLKTTFPIPHIGWNGIKPKKPSAVFNNLNGDEYLYFVHSYVVEPYDSSCILTTTDYGEEFVSAIQSGNVIATQFHPEKSGEAGLKILKNFLSGNQVPSMPSHISQKTAFAKRIIACMDVRETDKGELVVTKGDQYDVRDTETKEVRVLGKPPEMARKYYKEGADEITFLNITGFRNFPLLGMPMIEVLKETSLYVFVPLTIGGGITSYTDKDGREYSALDVASIYFRSGADKVSIGSDAVIITEQFIHYGLRGKTSIEEISKVYGNQAVVISIDPKRQYVVSPYSVHHHVIPTQIPGPNGEKYCWFQCTIKGGREPRNIDAITLARVCEELGAGEILLNSIDRDGTNLGFDIELIRAVSENVRIPVIASSGAGGPYHFLEVFTNTQAEAALAAGILHRRQTTIKDIKSYLKGKIAVRFQ; encoded by the coding sequence ATGCAAAATAAGACAGTAACAATCCTTGATTACGGGGCAGGAAATGTCCGCAGTGTAGTAAATGCCATCAGACATCTCGGTTATGATGTCCAGATTGTCAAATCTCCATCCCAGATAAATGATGCAGAGAGACTTATCTTTCCAGGTGTAGGTTCATTCGGTGAGATGGTAAATACATTGAAAAAAAAGGGATTTATAGAACCATTGAGGCATTATCTGCGGTCAGATAGGCCTTATCTGGGTATATGCCTTGGTCTGCAGGCACTTTTTGAAGAAAGCGAGGAATCCCCAGATGTGTCCGGTATAGGTTTTTTAAAGGGAAGGACAAGGAGGCTCAAGACAACCTTTCCTATTCCCCATATAGGGTGGAATGGCATCAAACCCAAAAAGCCCTCTGCGGTCTTTAATAACTTAAATGGTGATGAATACCTATATTTTGTCCATTCATATGTAGTTGAACCTTATGACAGCTCCTGTATCCTTACCACCACTGACTATGGAGAGGAATTCGTAAGTGCAATCCAATCAGGAAATGTCATAGCCACCCAGTTCCATCCAGAAAAAAGCGGTGAAGCAGGGCTTAAGATTTTAAAAAATTTCCTTTCAGGTAATCAAGTGCCTTCAATGCCTTCCCATATCTCCCAAAAGACTGCCTTTGCCAAACGTATTATTGCCTGTATGGATGTGAGAGAGACCGATAAAGGGGAACTTGTGGTCACAAAAGGTGACCAGTATGATGTAAGGGATACAGAGACAAAGGAAGTTAGGGTATTGGGAAAACCTCCCGAGATGGCAAGAAAATACTACAAAGAAGGTGCAGATGAGATAACTTTTTTAAATATCACAGGTTTTAGAAATTTTCCTTTGCTTGGCATGCCCATGATCGAGGTCTTGAAAGAGACTTCTCTTTATGTGTTCGTCCCCCTAACAATCGGAGGCGGGATTACATCATATACTGATAAGGATGGTAGAGAATATAGCGCCCTCGATGTGGCATCTATATACTTCAGATCCGGGGCAGATAAGGTATCCATAGGCAGTGATGCCGTGATTATAACAGAGCAGTTTATTCATTATGGATTAAGGGGAAAAACATCCATAGAAGAGATATCAAAGGTCTATGGGAATCAAGCTGTAGTGATATCCATTGACCCGAAAAGGCAGTATGTTGTATCCCCCTATAGCGTCCATCATCATGTTATCCCAACCCAGATCCCAGGACCAAATGGTGAGAAATATTGCTGGTTTCAGTGCACTATAAAAGGAGGGAGGGAGCCAAGGAACATAGATGCCATAACACTGGCAAGGGTATGCGAAGAATTAGGGGCAGGAGAGATATTACTCAACTCTATTGACAGAGACGGGACAAATCTGGGTTTTGACATAGAACTTATAAGGGCTGTTTCAGAAAATGTCCGTATACCGGTTATTGCCTCCAGCGGTGCAGGAGGACCCTATCACTTTCTTGAAGTCTTTACAAATACCCAAGCAGAGGCAGCCCTTGCTGCAGGTATATTACATAGAAGACAAACAACCATAAAGGACATAAAATCATACCTCAAAGGCAAGATCGCAGTAAGATTCCAATAG
- a CDS encoding type 1 glutamine amidotransferase — protein sequence MDVIIIKNAPNEGPGNILPFLITHNFRYRIIEAYKGKDINISPDSKYMVVLGGPMGVYEMEKFSYLNTVAKAIDYSLLHDIKVLGICLGAQLFAHVLGSKVYSSGKEEIGWCDLKITEEGVKDLCFKNFQNISNNIKVFQWHGDTFDLPKDSHWLAFSDNFSNQAFKYKGSYALQFHPEVTSEMIRDWFKDRWDYEDINIGTEKYYNSYINRVWLFYEAFFSIMETRLQ from the coding sequence ATGGACGTCATCATAATTAAAAATGCCCCCAATGAAGGACCTGGAAACATACTCCCTTTTTTAATTACACACAATTTTAGATATAGGATTATAGAAGCATACAAAGGAAAAGACATAAATATTTCACCGGACAGTAAATATATGGTTGTTTTGGGTGGGCCTATGGGTGTCTATGAGATGGAGAAGTTTTCATATCTAAACACAGTGGCCAAGGCTATAGACTATAGCCTTTTGCATGACATAAAGGTGCTCGGTATATGCCTTGGAGCACAGCTTTTTGCCCATGTCTTAGGCTCAAAGGTCTATTCCAGTGGCAAAGAAGAGATTGGATGGTGTGATCTAAAGATTACAGAGGAAGGCGTTAAAGACCTTTGTTTTAAAAACTTTCAAAACATATCGAATAATATAAAGGTCTTTCAATGGCATGGCGATACCTTTGACCTACCCAAAGATAGCCATTGGCTTGCCTTTTCAGATAATTTTTCCAATCAGGCATTTAAATATAAGGGCTCTTATGCATTACAGTTTCATCCAGAGGTAACCTCTGAGATGATAAGAGACTGGTTTAAGGATAGATGGGATTATGAGGATATAAATATCGGCACAGAAAAATACTATAATTCATACATAAATAGGGTTTGGTTGTTCTATGAGGCGTTTTTCTCCATAATGGAAACAAGACTTCAATAA
- a CDS encoding DUF2703 domain-containing protein, with translation MQKKNQKIIIEFYRYEKEGATCCRCRDSTDIVIKIVREFKHKNPEIEIDLKEILLDEDGIDISNKIKIDGKDIRDVVGEKGKILTDCPSCSGLIGRDTICNSYIYKGKIFDSIPEEMLREAIEKVISQKK, from the coding sequence ATGCAAAAGAAAAACCAGAAGATAATCATAGAATTTTATAGATATGAAAAAGAAGGTGCTACCTGTTGTAGATGCAGAGATTCAACAGATATTGTGATAAAGATTGTAAGAGAATTCAAGCATAAAAACCCTGAAATAGAGATCGATCTGAAGGAGATTTTGCTGGATGAAGATGGAATTGACATTTCTAATAAAATAAAAATAGATGGAAAGGATATAAGGGATGTGGTAGGTGAAAAAGGTAAAATCTTAACTGATTGTCCATCATGTAGTGGATTAATAGGTAGAGATACAATATGTAATTCTTATATCTATAAAGGTAAAATTTTTGATAGCATACCTGAAGAAATGCTTCGAGAGGCCATTGAGAAGGTAATTTCTCAAAAAAAATGA
- the purF gene encoding amidophosphoribosyltransferase, translated as MCGIFGIYNHKDAANITYLGLYALQHRGQESAGIACFEDGKAHIHKQMGLVSDVFTAEALKTLKGNTAIGHVRYSTAGSSDLKNSQPILVEYQRGYLAVAHNGNLTNARIIRDELSEIGSIFQTTTDTEVIIHLMARSKEPAMVEKLIGALNEMKGSYSIVLFANNELIAARDPYGIRPLSLGCLKDSYVVSSESCAFDLIEAEFLREVEPGEILVINEKGLQSFFPFKKVQRRHCIFEYIYFARPDSFMFGRTVYTIRKALGRELARGDSIEADIVIPIPDSGIGAAIGYSQASDIPFELGLIRNHYVGRTFIEPEPSIRHFGVKLKHNAIHDLVSGKSIVVIDDSIVRATTSRKIISMLRYYGAREIHFRVSSPPTAYPCFYGIDTPSRKQLIAASHTIDEIKTYMNCDSLRYLTVDDMKRAIGDGDYAFCDACFTGDYFVPFPKEMDMEQMELFAMDFTAKTD; from the coding sequence ATGTGCGGTATATTCGGAATATATAATCACAAAGATGCAGCAAATATTACCTATCTTGGACTCTATGCCCTCCAGCACAGGGGGCAGGAGAGCGCAGGCATTGCATGTTTTGAAGATGGTAAGGCGCACATTCATAAACAGATGGGGCTTGTATCAGATGTATTTACTGCAGAGGCATTAAAAACCCTAAAAGGCAACACTGCCATAGGTCACGTGAGATATTCTACTGCAGGGTCAAGCGACCTGAAGAATTCGCAACCTATTTTAGTGGAGTATCAAAGGGGTTATCTTGCCGTCGCCCATAATGGAAATCTTACCAATGCCCGTATCATAAGGGATGAATTGAGTGAAATAGGTTCTATTTTCCAAACCACCACTGACACAGAGGTGATAATCCATCTTATGGCAAGGTCGAAAGAGCCTGCCATGGTAGAAAAGCTAATAGGTGCCCTCAATGAAATGAAGGGCTCTTATTCTATTGTCTTGTTTGCCAATAATGAGCTTATTGCAGCAAGGGATCCATACGGGATTAGGCCCTTAAGCCTTGGATGTCTAAAGGATTCATATGTGGTATCCAGTGAAAGCTGTGCCTTTGATTTGATCGAGGCAGAGTTTTTAAGAGAGGTAGAACCAGGAGAGATACTGGTTATAAATGAAAAGGGGTTGCAGAGTTTTTTTCCTTTTAAAAAGGTGCAAAGAAGACACTGCATATTTGAATATATCTATTTTGCAAGGCCCGACAGCTTCATGTTCGGCAGAACCGTATATACCATAAGAAAGGCATTGGGTAGAGAGCTTGCAAGAGGCGATTCCATAGAGGCTGATATAGTGATTCCCATACCTGATTCAGGTATAGGTGCAGCCATAGGATACTCTCAGGCCTCAGACATTCCTTTTGAGCTCGGTCTCATAAGAAATCATTATGTAGGCAGGACATTTATCGAGCCTGAACCATCTATCAGGCATTTTGGTGTAAAACTCAAGCACAATGCCATCCATGATCTGGTTTCAGGAAAGAGTATCGTGGTAATAGATGATTCTATTGTCAGGGCTACCACATCGAGAAAGATCATATCCATGCTCAGATATTACGGAGCAAGGGAGATACATTTCCGTGTAAGTTCACCACCTACAGCATATCCATGCTTCTACGGCATTGACACACCCTCGAGAAAACAGCTAATTGCTGCATCCCATACTATAGATGAAATTAAGACATATATGAATTGTGATTCATTGAGATATCTTACAGTAGATGATATGAAAAGGGCCATAGGAGATGGTGATTACGCCTTCTGCGATGCCTGTTTTACAGGGGATTATTTCGTCCCCTTTCCTAAGGAAATGGATATGGAACAGATGGAATTATTTGCCATGGATTTCACCGCTAAAACAGATTAG
- a CDS encoding glutamine synthetase family protein → MERPRDKQDVMKLVKEMDVRFIRFWFCDILGQLKSFAIHVDELEAAFDEGMGFDGSSIKGFARIDESDMVAIPDPKTFTLIPWRPKEKATAKMFCDIYEPDGSPYKGDPRYALKKALEKMKNMGYTNFYLGPELEFFYFKSDSATEILDRGGYFDYPADAAEDLRRDTILALEEMGISVEYSHHEVAPSQHEIDLRYTDALEMADTVMAYRVTVKEIAKKYGVYATFMPKPIFGENGSGMHTHQSLFKNNKNAFFDPKDKYHLSEDAKTYTAGLLTHIREITLVLNQWVNSYKRLVPGYEAPVYICWARRNRSALVRVPMYKPGKEKATRIELRSPDPACNPYLAFSAMLTAGLKGIEGKYLLPEPTEIDVYHLSPEERQNMGITELPGSLIEAIELAEKSEILKEALGEHLFGELIQSKKVEWDDYRIRIQPYELERYLPII, encoded by the coding sequence ATGGAAAGACCAAGAGACAAACAGGATGTAATGAAGCTGGTAAAGGAGATGGATGTAAGATTTATAAGGTTCTGGTTCTGCGATATTTTAGGACAACTTAAAAGTTTTGCCATCCATGTAGATGAACTTGAAGCAGCCTTTGATGAGGGTATGGGATTTGACGGTTCATCCATCAAGGGTTTTGCAAGGATTGATGAGAGTGACATGGTTGCCATCCCTGATCCAAAGACATTTACCCTTATCCCATGGAGACCAAAGGAAAAGGCCACTGCAAAGATGTTCTGTGATATATATGAGCCTGATGGGAGTCCATATAAAGGTGACCCTCGCTATGCACTCAAAAAGGCATTAGAAAAGATGAAGAACATGGGATATACCAATTTCTATCTCGGACCAGAACTCGAATTCTTTTACTTTAAATCAGACAGTGCCACAGAGATCCTGGATAGGGGCGGGTATTTTGACTATCCTGCCGATGCCGCAGAAGACCTAAGAAGGGATACCATACTGGCACTGGAGGAGATGGGTATAAGCGTAGAATATTCACACCATGAGGTAGCACCTTCGCAACATGAAATAGATCTGAGATACACAGATGCCCTTGAGATGGCAGATACAGTTATGGCATACAGGGTTACGGTCAAAGAGATTGCAAAGAAATACGGTGTATACGCAACCTTTATGCCAAAGCCCATATTCGGTGAAAATGGTAGTGGTATGCATACCCATCAATCACTTTTTAAAAACAATAAGAATGCCTTTTTTGACCCAAAGGATAAATACCACCTATCTGAAGATGCAAAGACATATACAGCAGGGCTTCTTACACACATAAGGGAGATAACATTGGTGCTCAATCAGTGGGTAAATTCATATAAAAGGCTCGTCCCTGGTTATGAGGCACCTGTCTATATCTGTTGGGCAAGAAGAAACCGTTCTGCCCTTGTAAGGGTCCCTATGTATAAACCTGGAAAGGAAAAGGCAACAAGGATAGAATTGCGCTCCCCTGATCCTGCATGTAACCCCTATCTTGCCTTCTCTGCCATGCTTACTGCAGGTCTAAAGGGTATTGAAGGAAAATATTTACTTCCTGAACCTACCGAGATAGATGTATATCATCTCTCACCAGAGGAAAGACAGAATATGGGCATCACAGAACTTCCAGGTAGTCTTATAGAGGCCATAGAACTGGCAGAAAAAAGCGAGATCTTAAAAGAGGCATTGGGCGAACATTTATTCGGAGAACTCATACAGAGCAAAAAGGTGGAATGGGATGATTACAGGATAAGGATTCAACCCTATGAGCTTGAGCGGTATCTGCCTATAATTTAG
- a CDS encoding cation-translocating P-type ATPase → MKEKKIWHALHGNDVIKILDSDIDKGLSRDEVQKRFNIYGYNELQKEEKLSPLALFFSQFKNILTIILLIATILSFVVGEPVDAIFILIIVFFCAILGFIQEFRAERALEALKNMLSPTITILRDGKEEEIVSKDIVPGDILLLEAGDKVPADARILEAHAMRCDEAPLTGESMPVTKISEPLSEKTTMADRKNMVFAGTTVLYGRGKAIVTATGMNTEFGNIAGEMMSVKSEKTPLEKRTEEIGKWLGIISLGICVLVAVVSIIREVFSGGRVDLPFIVTMVMFAVALAVAAVPEALAAIVTGALAIGMRQMAKKNALVRKMPAVETLGCTTVICSDKTGTLTKGEMTVRRLFFDGKTMEVTGAGYIPSGEIKVSDGIDLKANEGFSLFLKGGVLCNDSDLYISEGKWFIKGDPTEAALLVVASKSGININDIKIKNPRIEELPFSSERKRMTTIHDIEGKGKIAFTKGAPETILNRCTHIYKKEEIRLISDEDKKEILKVNEEMANNALRVLGIAYKKIVEVCECSEDTTENGMIFLGLYGMMDPPREEAIEAINVCKSVGIKPVMITGDHKLTAVAVAKEMGIVKDGDIFLTGEELESMPEHEFEKIVDKVTVYARVSPSDKLKIVKAWKNRGEVVAMTGDGVNDAPALKHADIGVAMGIAGTEVTKEAADMVLTDDNFATIVKAIELGRWIYDNIKKYLTYLLRCNVTEVAVIGGVVMILGPEYLPLMPAAILYINLATDGLPALALGVAPPDPDIMKRPPRDPQEGVFTWDVKSFILLALFIEIPFFYYLFFHDLNDITYARTEMFFLFIVLEMIIALNFRSMRYSIFEAPPHKWLLLAIAWELILITVLIQFPVVRDAFGINMPPISMLALIFGFGLIVFISMEVVKRILKKKMSQIKPRRI, encoded by the coding sequence ATGAAAGAAAAAAAGATATGGCATGCACTTCATGGCAACGATGTAATAAAGATACTTGATTCGGATATAGATAAAGGGTTAAGTAGAGATGAGGTTCAAAAGCGATTCAATATATATGGATACAATGAGCTACAAAAAGAAGAAAAACTCTCTCCATTGGCCCTCTTTTTTAGTCAATTTAAAAACATATTAACAATCATACTTCTTATTGCCACTATCCTATCTTTTGTTGTGGGAGAACCTGTAGATGCCATATTCATCCTTATTATAGTATTTTTTTGCGCTATTCTGGGTTTTATTCAGGAGTTCAGGGCAGAGCGTGCCCTTGAGGCATTAAAGAATATGCTCTCCCCTACAATAACCATTCTTAGGGATGGGAAAGAAGAGGAGATAGTATCAAAGGATATAGTTCCTGGTGATATACTCCTTCTTGAGGCTGGAGATAAGGTTCCAGCCGATGCTCGAATATTAGAGGCGCATGCCATGAGATGCGACGAGGCCCCCCTAACAGGGGAATCTATGCCTGTCACTAAGATATCAGAACCTCTTTCTGAAAAGACAACTATGGCAGATAGAAAAAATATGGTCTTTGCAGGAACAACTGTCCTCTATGGAAGGGGAAAGGCAATCGTTACTGCAACAGGTATGAATACAGAATTTGGAAATATAGCTGGTGAGATGATGTCTGTTAAATCAGAAAAGACACCTCTTGAAAAAAGAACAGAAGAGATCGGTAAATGGCTGGGTATCATCTCTCTTGGTATATGTGTGTTAGTTGCTGTGGTAAGTATTATCAGAGAAGTTTTTTCAGGTGGCAGGGTGGATCTACCTTTTATTGTCACCATGGTCATGTTTGCGGTTGCCCTGGCAGTTGCCGCAGTCCCTGAAGCCCTGGCAGCAATAGTTACAGGAGCCCTTGCCATAGGGATGCGTCAAATGGCAAAAAAGAATGCCCTTGTAAGAAAGATGCCTGCTGTTGAAACCCTTGGTTGCACAACCGTTATATGTTCTGATAAAACCGGGACACTTACAAAAGGAGAGATGACTGTAAGAAGGCTATTCTTTGATGGCAAGACAATGGAAGTCACAGGTGCAGGATATATTCCTTCAGGAGAGATAAAGGTTTCAGATGGTATTGACCTGAAGGCAAATGAGGGATTCAGTCTTTTTCTTAAAGGTGGAGTCCTCTGTAATGATTCTGATCTATATATATCAGAAGGAAAATGGTTTATTAAAGGAGACCCTACTGAGGCAGCTTTGCTTGTCGTTGCATCCAAATCAGGGATAAATATCAATGATATAAAGATTAAAAATCCAAGAATTGAAGAACTTCCTTTCAGTTCCGAGAGAAAAAGAATGACAACTATCCATGATATAGAAGGAAAAGGGAAAATTGCCTTTACGAAAGGTGCCCCTGAAACTATCCTAAATAGATGCACACACATTTATAAAAAAGAGGAGATAAGGCTGATATCAGACGAAGATAAAAAGGAGATATTAAAGGTAAATGAAGAGATGGCAAATAATGCCTTAAGGGTCTTAGGCATTGCCTACAAAAAAATTGTGGAAGTATGCGAATGCTCAGAAGATACTACTGAGAATGGCATGATATTCCTGGGTCTATATGGCATGATGGATCCTCCAAGGGAAGAGGCTATTGAGGCAATAAATGTTTGTAAAAGCGTTGGAATCAAACCTGTTATGATAACAGGGGATCATAAATTAACAGCAGTGGCAGTAGCAAAGGAAATGGGCATTGTAAAAGACGGGGATATATTTTTAACAGGAGAAGAACTTGAAAGTATGCCCGAGCATGAATTTGAAAAGATTGTCGATAAAGTTACTGTTTATGCAAGGGTATCACCATCAGATAAACTAAAGATTGTAAAGGCGTGGAAAAATAGAGGTGAAGTGGTTGCCATGACAGGCGATGGGGTGAATGATGCACCTGCATTAAAACATGCAGATATTGGGGTGGCCATGGGTATTGCAGGAACAGAGGTGACAAAAGAGGCAGCAGATATGGTTCTTACTGACGATAACTTTGCTACTATAGTAAAGGCAATAGAATTGGGCAGGTGGATCTACGATAACATAAAAAAATACCTTACATATCTATTGAGATGCAATGTCACAGAGGTGGCTGTTATTGGTGGAGTGGTGATGATATTAGGGCCTGAATACCTGCCTCTTATGCCAGCTGCAATACTATATATAAATCTTGCTACAGATGGTCTTCCTGCACTTGCCCTTGGTGTGGCACCACCTGATCCTGATATAATGAAAAGACCGCCCAGAGATCCTCAAGAAGGTGTCTTCACATGGGATGTAAAGAGCTTTATACTCCTTGCCCTGTTTATTGAGATACCTTTCTTTTATTATCTATTTTTCCATGACTTAAACGATATCACCTATGCAAGGACGGAGATGTTTTTTCTTTTTATAGTCCTTGAAATGATAATAGCCCTTAACTTCCGTTCCATGAGGTATAGCATATTTGAGGCACCGCCTCATAAATGGCTTCTTCTGGCAATTGCTTGGGAGCTAATACTTATAACTGTTCTTATTCAATTCCCTGTAGTAAGAGATGCATTTGGTATCAACATGCCCCCTATTTCCATGCTTGCACTTATCTTTGGCTTTGGACTTATCGTTTTTATTTCCATGGAGGTGGTAAAAAGAATTCTTAAGAAAAAAATGTCCCAGATAAAACCTCGAAGGATCTAA